In Aspergillus nidulans FGSC A4 chromosome IV, a single window of DNA contains:
- a CDS encoding mannose-ethanolamine phosphotransferase MCD4 (transcript_id=CADANIAT00000422): MARLGRTGFLTLAVVFHLIYAYSIFDIYFVSPIVSGMRPFRVEREPGSEAPAKRLVLFVADGLRADKAFELTPDPDLPEESNGDDLTFLAPFIRSRVLSHGTFGISHTRVPTESRPGHVALIAGLYEDVSAVTTGWKLNPVNFDSVFNRSRHTWSWGSPDILLMFKEGAVPGRVDADTYGEELEDFTSDATALDIWVFDKVKELFASAKKDPELNAKLREDKNVFFLHLLGLDTTGHGYRPYSKEYLRNIKLVDQGIKEISQLVEDFYGDDKTAFVFTADHGMSDWGSHGDGHPDNTRTPLVVWGSGVAPPKQPQHGVPSGHEDGVSADWHLNQVQRNDVAQADVAALMAYLVGLDFPTNSVGQLPLEYVDGTPREKALAALANTQEVLEMYHVKEEHKKAALLRYRPFEPLASDYGNSAEQRLAMIKDLIDRGFYEDAIETSAALFATALEGLRYLQTYDWLFLRTIVTFGYVGWIAYALTTVIHLHVLHGASESDRTTASISFFSSVLVALFSVFLYQGSPWRYYLYGFFPIFFWEEVFARRKAFHAGRAGALLLPKRDLHSNKVEDIDTITYGGAFMLLTGLLYLLFEDEILGTSHQPAAVSRKGSRNIMGLQLGMVLLALIVTRSSAASLQAKQGLPFGNQVVGWGVLIASLLLPFAHRLYPNSHYLHRLMIIFLTFSPTFIILTISYEGLFYFAFCMTLVTWVRLEHATYVYTAKPVAKQAQETIEPPKKANPGATTVVDGETYRFRTLTVSDARVALFFFFLLQSAFFSTGNIASISSFSLDSVYRLIPVFNPFSQGALLILKLLIPFAIISANLGILNRRLEVAPSALFMVVMAISDVMTLNFFYMVRDEGSWLDIGTTISHFCIASFLCTFVAGLEFLSEVFISGVDFGLRTDAITASVPDIVNGITSKGQKDVPNGVEDKE; the protein is encoded by the exons ATGGCGCGTCTCGGTCGTACCGGGTTTCTCACCCTCGCGGTAGTGTTTCATCTAATATATGCATACTCAATCTTCGATATATATTTCGTCAGTCCGATTGTGAGTGGAATGAGGCCCTTTCGTGTGGAGCGGGAGCCCGGCTCTGAAGCTCCAGCGAAACGtcttgtcctcttcgtcgccgACGGATTACGCGCCGACAAGGCGTTCGAATTGACACCGGATCCAGACCTTCCTGAAGAATCAAATGGCGACGACTTGACATTCCTTGCTCCTTTCATTCGATCCCGCGTATTGTCCCACGGTACATTCGGAATTTCCCATACTCGAGTCCCGACAGAATCACGGCCTGGTCATGTTGCCTTAATCGCTGGATTATACGAGGATGTTTCGGCCGTTACGACAGGATGGAAATTGAACCCGGTGAACTTCGATAGCGTCTTCAATCGGAGCAGGCATACGTGGAGCTGGGGAAGTCCTGATATTCTCCTGATGTTTAAAGAAGGTGCTGTTCCGGGGAGGGTCGATGCGGATACATACGGGGAAGAATTAGAGGACTTCACGAGTGACGCAACGGCCCTCGATATTTGGGTATTCGATAAGGTGAAGGAGCTATTTGCATCGGCCAAGAAAGATCCAGAATTAAATGCCAAGTTACGGGAGGATAAGAACGTTTTCTTCCTGCATCTTCTTGGATTGGACACGACGGGTCATGGTTACCGTCCCTACTCGAAAGAATACCTACGGAATATCAAATTAGTCGACCAGGGAATCAAGGAAATCTCGCAGCTCGTGGAGGATTTCTACGGCGATGATAAGACGGCATTTGTGTTCACCGCGGACCATGGTATGAGCGATTGGGGCAGTCACGGGGATGGTCATCCTGATAACACACGAACGCCTCTGGTGGTGTGGGGATCTGGTGTTGCACCACCAAAGCAGCCCCAGCATGGCGTTCCTTCAGGACACGAAGATGGCGTCTCAGCCGACTGGCACTTAAATCAGGTTCAAAGGAACGATGTCGCACAGGctgatgttgctgccctTATGGCGTATCTGGTGGGACTCGATTTCCCCACGAATTCTGTTGGCCAGCTTCCTCTGGAATATGTCGACGGGACCCCTAGGGAGAAGGCCTTGGCAGCTTTGGCCAACACACAGGAGGTCCTGGAAATGTATCACGTTAAGGAAGAACACAAGAAAGCGGCTCTTCTTCGGTACCGTCCGTTTGAACCACTTGCGAGCGACTACGGGAATTCTGCTGAGCAGCGTCTCGCGATGATCAAAGATCTAATTGACCGTGGCTTTTATGAAGATGCGATCGAGACATCTGCGGCTCTGTTCGCAACAGCTCTAGAGGGCCTCCGCTACCTTCAAACGTATGATTGGCTCTTCTTGAGGACCATTGTCACTTTCGGATATGTGGGATGGATTGCCTATGCTTTGACGACCGTCATTCACCTCCATGTCCTGCATGGCGCCTCGGAATCTGACAGGACGACAGCCAGCAtcagtttcttctcctcagttCTTGTGGCGTTGTTCTCGGTTTTCCTTTACCAGGGCTCTCCCTGGAGGTATTATCTTTATGGATTCTTTCCGATATTTTTCTGGGAGGAGGTGTTCGCTCGGAGAAAGGCCTTCCACGCAGGGC GCGCTG GTGCACTCCTACTTCCAAAGAGAGATTTACACT CCAACAAGGTCGAAGATATCGACACAAT AACTTATGGTGGGGCGTTCATGCTTCTCACCGGCTTGCTATACCTGCTTTTTGAGGACGAAATTCTTGGCACTAGTCACCAGCCCGCAGCTGTGTCCCGAAAGGGTTCAAGGAACATCATGGGATTGCAG CTTGGTATGGTCCTGCTCGCACTGATCGTAACAAGATCAAGTGCAGCCTCGCTCCAAGCGAAGCAAGGTCTTCCATTCGGCAACCAGGTAGTCGGATGGGGCGTCCTCA TTGCTTCACTTTTATTGCCGTTCGCCCACCGACTATATCCCAATAGCCACTACTTACATCGGCTAATGATCATCTTCCTGACATTCTCACCGACCTTTATAATCCTCACCATATCTTACGAAGGTTTATTCTACTTTGCATTCTGCATGACCCTGGTTACTTGGGTCCGGTTGGAGCATGCTACGTACGTCTACACCGCGAAACCTGTCGCCAAGCAGGCGCAGGAGACCATTGAGCCGCCCAAAAAAGCAAACCCGGGTGCCACAACAGTTGTGGATGGCGAAACATACCGCTTCCGCACACTCACCGTTTCAGATGCACGCGTAGctttgttctttttcttccttctgcaaTCGGCTTTTTTCAGCACTGGAAATATCGCctcgatctcctccttctctttggACAGCGTGTACCGACTCATTCCGGTGTTCAATCCCTTTAGCCAGGGCGCGTTATTaatcctcaagctccttatCCCGTTCGCTATCATTAGTGCGAACCTGGGCATCCTCAACCGTCGCCTGGAAGTGGCACCTAGTGCCCTATTCATGGTGGTGATGGCCATTTCCGATGTCATGACTTTGAACTTTTTCTACATGGTCCGGGACGAGGGCTCTTGGCTCGACATCGGAACTACCATCAGTCATTTCTGCATTGCTAGTTTCCTGTGCACGTTTGTTGCCGGTCTTGAGTTCCTCAGCGAGGTGTTCATCAGTGGTGTGGACTTTGGACTCCGTACTGACGCGATTACTGCATCTGTCCCCGACATTGTCAATGGGATAACTTCTAAAGGCCAAAAGGATGTTCCCAATGGCGTTGAGGATAAAGAATGA
- a CDS encoding putative chromosome segregation protein (Pcs1) (transcript_id=CADANIAT00000423): MPKRKATARLSGLIESDDEDVMQPGADAARNHDERPTKKTRGRPRSKSAEMKPTAEAEIPATQETEATTTRRGTRRGRPKGSRNSGQTALDATEDQDGSVRAGPNAAAQNTVVDKTTVPDKTAQTTKPTRTTRGAARGKKKTTAQKQLETDGEFQYTPTGARQQKVIEGPEEQSEPTDRERRKSATAASEEDIPDAEPTVKEVVEETFIQEEASEPVTAPPEKQRHLSSWASQSSPTKRKSGGDERGTEPELRRRLGDLTKKYDTLENRYRNLKEIGIAEANANMEKLKKQCESMANVSNNLVNSLKAELEAQRALGQKSRALQKELRERDAEVARLTAEAEQSASQLAAAQSEVKALQTKLAAARNTAATLEQAAVKVPGSAVKGGGLNRAAAAANAEAAQAAQYAQLKEDLYSDLTGLIIRDVKKRDEDNLYDCIQTGVNGKANLGIALHFKLVVPHSSTADFETAEFQYIPLLDANRDRGLVDILPEYLTVDITFVRQQASKFYTRVMDALTKRRQSQG; encoded by the exons ATGCCTAAACGAAAAGCCACTGCAAGACTTTCTGGTTTAATTGAAtcggacgatgaagatgtgATGCAGCCCGGTGCCGATGCCGCTCGGAACCACGATGAGCGtccgacgaagaagacgagggggAGACCGCGATCGAAGTCGGCCGAAATGAAGCCCACTGCTGAAGCGGAGATTCCAGCGACGCAGGAAACCgaagcgacgacgacgaggagaGGGACCAGGAGGGGGCGTCCTAAAGGAAGCAGAAATTCTGGACAAACGGCGCTCGATGCGACGGAGGATCAGGACGGATCTGTGCGCGCAGGTCCAAATGCTGCCGCACAAAATACAGTTGTTGACAAGACCACTGTGCCTGATAAAACCGCGCAGACGACCAAACCcacgaggacgacgagagGTGCTGCGCGCGGCAAGAAAAAGACTACCGCGCAGAAGCAATTAGAAACCGATGGCGAGTTTCAATACACTCCTACTGGCGCGCGACAGCAGAAAGTGATTGAGGGGCCTGAGGAACAATCCGAACCTACTGACCGAGAACGCCGCAAGTCCGCGACAGCAGCgagtgaggaggatatcccgGACGCTGAGCCTACAGTCAAGGAAGTTGTCGAAGAAACATTTATTCAGGAGGAAGCTTCGGAGCCGGTGACTGCGCCGCCGGAGAAACAAAGGCATTTGTCCTCGTGGGCTTCGCAAAGCTCCCCGACAAAGAGAAAgtctggaggagatgaaagGGGCACCGAACCTGAGCTGAGGCGGAGGCTTGGTGATCTGACCAAGAAATATGATACTCTAGAGAACCGATATCGTAATTTGAAGGAGATAGGGATTGCTGAAGCGAACGCTAATATGGAAAAGCTAAAGAAGCAGTGCGAGTCTATGGCAAACG TGTCCAACAACCTTGTCAACTCCTTGAAAGCCGAGCTAGAGGCACAACGGGCTCTTGGTCAAAAAAGCCGCGCGCTGCAGAAAGAACTCCGTGAGCGAGACGCAGAAGTGGCTAGGCTCACAGCAGAGGCCGAACAGTCGGCCAGTCAACTCGCCGCTGCCCAGTCCGAGGTCAAGGCGCTGCAGACGAAGCTTGCCGCCGCCCGCAACACGGCTGCAACACTCGAACAGGCTGCAGTCAAAGTTCCTGGAAGCGCTGTCAAGGGCGGCGGCTTAAACCGGGCggctgctgccgccaatgctgaagctgcgcaagctgcaCAGTACGCGCAGCTAAAGGAGGACCTATACAGCGACCTGACTGGTCTCATTATTCGTGATGTAAAGAAAAGGGACGAAGACAATCTCTATGACTGTATTCAAACAGGCGTTAATGGGA AAGCTAATCTCGGGATAGCCCTTCACTTCAAGCTCGTCGTTCCTCATTCTTCGACAGCGGACTTTGAGACGGCAGAATTCCAGTACATTCCTTTACTGGATGCGAATCGAGATCGAGGACTGGTTGATATTCTCCCAGAATATCTCACCGTGGATATTACCTTTGTCCGCCAGCAGGCTTCGAAGTTCTACACGCGGGTCATGGATGCGCTTACAAAACGACGGCAAAGTCAGGGCTAG
- a CDS encoding protein-degrading AAA family ATPase MSP1 (transcript_id=CADANIAT00000424) — protein sequence MASARSPRWQQIQDLIMIAGTSATAYFLVRHLLSRLDFDPDRQKKEEQQRKSAAILRKLDGNLDENSSGESGGKTRKGDLVLNQYEQAIAMDVVAPEDIPVSFKDIGGLEDIIEELKESVIYPLTMPHLFSSTSSLLTAPSGVLLYGPPGCGKTMLAKALAHESGASFINLHISTLTEKWYGDSNKLVNAVFSLARKLQPSIVFIDEIDAVLGTRRSGEHEASGMVKAEFMTHWDGLTSANSLGEPQRVVVLGATNRMQDIDEAILRRMPKKFPVELPPAAQRLGILSLVLKDTKIDRQNFDLHYLVKAMAGMSGSDIKEACRDAAMVPVREFIRQKTAQGLKITSVDPSEVRGLRTEDFFASAGGAQRFIPVATQNIPPETSSEKEWSTEDEAASENGTQQSRTTQAEA from the exons ATGGCCTCGGCTCGCAGTCCACgatggcagcagatccaAGACCTGATCATGATAGCAGGCACA TCTGCTACCGCATACTTCCTGGTCCGTCATCTCCTCTCTCGCCTCGATTTCGACCCAGATagacagaaaaaggaggaaCAACAACGTAAATCAGCGGCAATATTACGGAAACTAGATGGAAATTTGGATGAGAACTCATCAGGAGAATCCGGAGGGAAGACGCGGAAAGGTGACCTTGTCCTCAACCAGTACGAACAAGCGATTGCGATGGATGTGGTGGCCCCGGAGGACATACCCGTATCCTTCAAGGATATAGGCGGGCTTGAAGATATCATTGAAGAGCTAAAGGAGTCTGTAATATATCCCCTGACGATGCCTCACCTTTTCTCGTCGACATCTTCACTTCTCACAGCGCCTTCGGGTGTTCTCTTATACGGCCCTCCCGGTTGTGGAAAAACCATGCTTGCGAAAGCGCTTGCCCACGAAAGTGGCGCatcctttatcaacctcCATATTTCGACATTGACAGAGAAGTGGTACGGTGATTCGAATAAACTCGTCAACGCGGTCTTTTCCCTAGCCAGGAAGCTGCAACCGTCAATTGTCTTCATCGATGAGATAGACGCGGTACTTGGCACAAGGCGGAGCGGCGAGCATGAAGCGAGTGGTATGGTGAAAGCAGAGTTCATGACACATTGGGACGGTCTAACGTCGGCAAACTCTTTGGGCGAGCCCCAGCGAGTTGTCGTGTTGGGAGCCACGAATCGGATGCAGGATATCGACGAGGCCATTCTTCGTCGCATGCCTAAGAAATTCCCTGTCGAACTACCACCGGCCGCGCAGCGTTTAGGGATTCTGAGCCTAGTACTTAAGGATACTAAGATTGACCGCCAGAACTTCGACCTACACTACCTGGTCAAAGCAATGGCAGGGATGTCCGGTAGTGATATCAAGGAAGCTTGCCGTGACGCTGCAATGGTTCCAGTCCGGGAATTCATCCGACAGAAGACAGCACAGGGTTTGAAAATTACTTCTGTTGACCCAAGCGAAGTCCGTGGGCTGCGGACTGAGGATTTCTTTGCTAGCGCCGGCGGAGCTCAGAGGTTCATCCCAGTTGCTACGCAAAACATACCACCAGAAACTAGCTCCGAAAAGGAATGGAGcacagaagatgaagcggccTCTGAGAATGGCACACAGCAGTCCCGGACGACCCAGGCTGAAGCCTGA
- a CDS encoding protein lipA (transcript_id=CADANIAT00000425), giving the protein MRHFKLAFPWLAHLAIGSLLLPLQSSAYQSNPTPIVTLSNGPKSSTTFIGRSLPEFDQELFLGIKYADKPVRFTPSSLKTVYASNDSDSGPIRHSSVSTRGTVLYNATQYGYDCPGYGSDTTTLLNMGLIEMNEDCLNLNVIRPRRHGDEELLPVLVWIFGGGWQQGATADPRYVLTICVAADRSLNGRPILGVSISYRLAAFGFLDSEEVRVRLVFVFTLSSWQA; this is encoded by the exons ATGCGGCATTTCAAATTAGCATTTCCCTGGTTAGCCCATCTGGCTATCggaagccttcttctgcctctccaAAGCTCCGCATACCAGTCGAATCCCACACCCATAGTGACCCTATCCAATGGCCCCAAGAGCAGTACTACCTTCATTGGCCGTTCCCTCCCCGAGTTCGACCAAGAGCTGTTCCTCGGAATCAAGTACGCAGACAAACCAGTACGCTTCACGCCTTCGTCTTTGAAAACGGTCTACGCGTCTAATGACAGTGATTCGGGGCCTATTCGTCACTCGTCTGTTTCTACACGTGGGACTGTGCTTTACAATGCCACTCAATATGGGTATGACTGTCCTGGCTATGGGTCTGATACGACGACACTGCTGAACATGGGCTTAATTGAAATGAATGAGGACTGTCTCAATTTGAATGTCATCCGGCCGAGAAGGCatggagatgaagagttACTGCCTGTCTTAGTGTGGATATTCGGGGGCGGGTGGCAGCAGGGTGCTACGGCCGATCCGAGGTATGTATTGACGATTTGTGTGGCAGCGGATCGAT CATTGAATGGCAGGCCTATTCTGGGCGTCTCTATCAGTTACCGTCTTGCTGCATTTGGTTTTTTGGATTCGGAGGAGGTTCGGGTACGTCTTGTTTTCGTTTTCACGCTATCCAGTTGGCAAGCCTGA
- a CDS encoding putative LysM domain protein (transcript_id=CADANIAT00000426), producing MNPPQGVTKTILRPGNGRDSPHTGDTVIIDYTGYLYDDTRGENEYFMGTQFDTSQGRGPLKTEIGVGKVILGWDKGVQQMTLGEKAILTISSDNGYGKRGFPGLIPPDSGLVLNIPCIGEHFQNKSSGEILIAQAIQRISTLKGMSSRSGSADTFTQRSDSNLRPRRLISLDDVRDNNGRQPSSSGISTTGSSELPTLRSRGATPSPRPSRNVSPIPMGHPSRATQPRSDARPGNSLGGFTPNGKYQDPFTESSRAAVDFLDASWSSLQGIASSLLGSDTARPTSNGGPRSHARKPSRPDYLAKHRAVSTSTWGPSGPTTPEIGAGTQDERQAMVHAKKMEALLLADTDPSWNLNSRHKRRDSNDRTVQSRADTDQDEEALVYVHQVQPTDTITGVTIRYGCQAAIFRKVNGFWPSDSIQARKTVLLPVDCCSIKGRPVKAREETDLLQDVPSRPSIEDPSGSSIVPAPSPEKSTFSRISEQPGTEPEAESDQIWKHESWVQIDGFAEPVEIGRVPRRALGFFPRTRRKSVSYSDSEPVRGRLQTPTISTASSPIQPSSSPNADQHDSYHAGSPASRGPGSKPKGRHRRRPSGLELSGTGVGTLDRNVNLPGPAMDGLSKFFAQHLPTLAPKQAPPNFDSLSGNSSTVASINSTSLDSIGGAVEGWVRKITARAKSSINDLQQGTSSSQNQAMPPETRRRGFSDLIELEDGVESRNSSGLLAGTGWKPDLTRSGSGYVNGANLRERFPSASPSTSRTRTGLDRTKGD from the exons ATGAACCCTCCCCAAGGCGTAACAAAAACCATTCTGCGCCCTGGAAACGGCCGCGATAGCCCCCACACCGGTGACACCGTGATCATTGACTACACAGGATATCTTTATGATGATACACGTGGGGAGAACGAGTACTTTATGGGGACACA ATTCGATACCTCGCAAGGTCGGGGCCCACTGAAAACGGAGATTGGAGTTGGGAAGGTTATACTCG GCTGGGACAAAGGCGTGCAGCAGATGACCCTTGGTGAGAAGGCTATCCTCACAATATCGAG CGATAACGGTTATGGCAAGAGAGGGTTTCCTGGGTTGATTCCCCCGGATTCTGGACTTGTCTT GAATATACCCTGTATTGGAGAACATTTTCAGA ATAAATCATCTGGGGAAATCCTTATAGCGCAGGCAATTCAGAGAATTTCGACGCTAAAAG GAATGAGTTCCCGAAGCGGCTCCGCCGATACCTTCACTCAACGATCCGATTCCAACCTTCGACCCCGCCGTCTGATCTCGTTAGATGATGTCAGAGATAACAATGGACGACAGCCTTCGTCCTCCGGGATCTCTACAACGGGCTCTTCGGAGCTGCCGACCCTTCGCTCGCGTGGCGCGACACCCTCGCCTCGACCGTCTCGGAACGTTTCGCCCATCCCCATGGGCCATCCTTCACGAGCTACGCAACCTCGCAGCGACGCCCGGCCCGGGAATTCATTAGGTGGGTTTACGCCTAATGGAAAATACCAGGATCCGTTCACTGAGTCGTCGCGGGCTGCCGTAGACTTTTTAGATGCATCTTGGTCATCGCTGCAAGGTATAGCGTCATCGCTCTTGGGCAGTGATACTGCACGGCCGACTTCGAACGGAGGCCCGCGATCCCATGCCCGAAAGCCATCACGGCCTGATTATCTCGCCAAACACCGAGCAGTGTCAACATCCACTTGGGGCCCTTCGGGGCCGACCACACCGGAGATCGGCGCCGGCACTCAAGATGAAAGACAAGCCATGGTACATGCGAAAAAGATGGAGGCATTGCTACTAGCGGATACTGACCCGAGCTGGAATCTTAATTCTCGACACAAGCGGCGAGATTCTAATGACCGGACAGTTCAGTCCAGAGCGGATACGGATCAAGATGAAGAGGCGCTGGTCTACGTACATCAAGTTCAACCCACGGACACTATCACCGGAGTCACTATTAGATATGGATGTCAAGCAGCAATTTTTAGAAAGGTGAATGGATTTTGGCCTAGTGATAGCATCCAAGCTCGGAAAACCGTTCTTCTGCCGGTCGACTGCTGTTCGATCAAAGGGCGACCTGTCAAAGCCAGGGAGGAGACCGATCTCCTGCAGGACGTTCCCAGTCGCCCATCTATAGAGGACCCAAGTGGGAGTTCAATTGTGCCGGCACCATCGCCGGAAAAATCAACGTTTTCGAGGATCTCCGAACAGCCTGGTACGGAGCCCGAAGCTGAGAGTGACCAGATATGGAAACACGAGTCATGGGTGCAAATTGATGGGTTTGCGGAGCCAGTGGAAATAGGTCGTGTACCCCGACGTGCGCTGGGGTTCTTCCCTCGCACCAGGCGGAAATCAGTCAGTTATAGCGACTCCGAGCCTGTACGAGGCAGGCTGCAGACACCGACTATCTCgacggcttcttctcccatccAGCCAAGTTCTTCGCCTAATGCTGATCAACATGATTCATATCATGCGGGCTCGCCAGCTTCACGGGGTCCAGGCAGCAAGCCGAAAGGTCGCCATAGACGTCGGCCTAGTGGCCTTGAGCTTTCGGGAACCGGTGTTGGCACTCTTGACCGCAATGTCAATCTACCCGGGCCAGCCATGGATGGTCTCAGCAAGTTCTTTGCCCAACACCTGCCGACGTTAGCACCAAAACAAGCTCCACCGAACTTTGACAGTCTCAGCGGGAATTCATCAACTGTTGCCTCGATCAATTCCACCAGTCTTGATAGCATAGGTGGTGCCGTTGAAGGTTGGGTTCGAAAAATCACTGCACGAGCGAAGTCTAGCATCAACGACCTGCAACAGGGGACTTCAAGCTCTCAGAATCAGGCAATGCCGCCGGAGACCAGACGCAGGGGTTTTAGTGACTTAATAGAGCTTGAAGACGGAGTGGAGTCGCGGAATTCATCCGGTCTCCTTGCCGGAACAGGTTGGAAGCCAGACTTGACAAGATCGGGCTCCGGCTATGTCAACGGAGCAAATCTGAGGGAACGATTCCCAAGCGCCTCACCTAGCACGAGCAGGACTCGTACTGGACTGGACAGAACTAAGGGCGATTAA
- a CDS encoding histidinol-phosphatase (transcript_id=CADANIAT00000427) codes for MLLPKQMFIYAIYPTNSVDYHAVVLISLISPPLHPIYVQFLISGGASYPIALVLHSGQFCPGHAKDSLEEVIQLAIAKNFQVFCLTEHMPRGEQDYYPEEIEANQTKAWMIANEANYFREATRLREKYADQIKILIGFECDWIRPESRTLVETSMRAFPFEFFMGSIHHTKTIPIDYDREMYEKARDLAGGSDEKLFEAFFDEQLDMLKQLKPVVVGHFDLIRLKSDDPERSFKQWPGVWERILRNLDYVAGYGGILELNSAALRKGMSEPYPKAEICQEFLARGGRFCFSDDSHGLDQIGLNYARMLEFIETNTDIKTLYYLDLGNEPETQTPVDSRFPRTVVKSISMEEVKKMAFWQTN; via the exons ATGCTGCTTCCCAAGCAAATGTTCATATATGCAAT ATATCCCACAAATTCCGTTGACTATCATGCCGTAGTACTTATATCGCTCATCTCACCGCCCCTTCACCCTATCTACGTCCAATTCCTTATCTCAGGCGGGGCTTCCTATCCTATCGCCCTTGTACT CCACTCGGGGCAGTTCTGCCCCGGCCATGCAAAGGACTCTCTCGAGGAGGTCATCCAATTGGCCATCGCTAAGAACTTCCAAGTCTTTTGCTTGACCGAGCACATGCCCCGCGGAGAACAGGATTACTATCCGGAAGAG ATCGAAGCCAACCAAACCAAGGCATGGATGATCGCCAACGAAGCGAACTATTTCCGCGAAGCCACCCGACTCCGAGAGAAATACGCAGACCAGATCAAAATCCTGATTGGCTTTGAATGCGACTGGATTCGGCCAGAGTCGCGGACTTTGGTTGAGACATCAATGCGTGCTTTCCCGTTCGAGTTCTTCATGGGCTCGATCCACCACACCAAGACCATACCCATCGACTACGACCGGGAGATGTACGAGAAAGCTCGGGATCTAGCAGGCGGGTCGGACGAGAAGCTCTTCGAAGCCTTCTTTGACGAACAGCTGGACATGCTGAAGCAGTTGAAGCCTGTCGTGGTCGGCCACTTCGATCTCAtccggctgaagagcgacGATCCCGAGCGCAGCTTCAAGCAGTGGCCGGGTGTTTGGGAGCGAATTCTGCGGAATCTGGACTACGTGGCTGGGTACGGGGGCATTCTGGAGCTGAACTCTGCAGCGCTGCGAAAGGGGATGAGCGAGCCTTATCCTAAAGCTGAGATTTGCCAG GAGTTTTTGGCGCGTGGTGGTCGGTTCTGTTTCTCGGATGATAGCCACGGGCTAGATCAGATTGGATTGAATTACGCCAGGATGCTGGAGTTCATCGAGACGAATACGGACATCAAAACATTGTATTATCTCGATCTCGGAAACGAACCCGAAACTCAAACCCCGGTGGATAGCCGGTTTCCCCGGACGGTGGTCAAATCCATCTCTATGgaagaggtgaagaagatggctttTTGGCAGACGAACTAA
- a CDS encoding protein pptB (transcript_id=CADANIAT00000428) gives MKPNPIPFPLALNIGTDIVHLPRITRLISRPGGYLTRFTRRILSEQEQRDFRTRFSLPPLDSPICQPNMARKMDITVTPDMARWLAGRFAAKEAARKAARGGAKGVSWKDAVVSVADDGAEGRPDIILFDRDEDCRRGRVGRLSISHDGEINRHDATRYDLHAGCHATAEKLDLVLDPARITQHVCTMNRLQS, from the exons ATGAAACCTAACCCGATTCCTTTCCCCCTTGCCCTCAATATCGGCACCGATATCGTCCACCTGCCGCGTATAACCCGCCTCATCTCCCGCCCAGGAGGCTACCTCACCCGGTTTACGCGCCGCATCCTCTCCGAGCAAGAGCAGCGCGATTTCCGCACCCGGTTCTCCCTCCCCCCGCTTGACTCGCCCATCTGCCAACCGAATATGGCCAGGAAAATGGATATCACAGTTACACCAGATATGGCGCGGTGGCTCGCTGGACGGTTTGCAGCGAAGGAAGCGGCGCGGAAGGCTGCGAGGGGTGGTGCCAAGGGGGTAAGTTGGAAGGATGCTGTGGTGAGTgttgccgatgatggcgcGGAAGGAAGACCAGACATTATCCTTTTTGATCGTGATGAGGATTGTCGAAGGGGGAGGGTTGGGCGGTTATCTATTTCGCATGACGGAGA GATTAACCGACACGACGCAACTCGATACGACTTGCATGCCGGATGCCATGCGACTGCGGAAAAGCTTGATCTGGTATTGGACCCGGCACGAATTACGCAACATGTTTGCACGATGAATCGGCTACAAAGCTGA
- a CDS encoding ATP19 family protein (transcript_id=CADANIAT00000429) → MVVYYNIAGRQIGSHHLSLGILSSLFGGIYLATRGGGAAKKPAAPPIQASSKDEEVFIQDFLKQMNGEGDKKADH, encoded by the exons ATGGTCGTCTACTACAACATCGCTGGTCGTCAGATCGGCTCCCACCAC CTTTCTCTTGGTATCCTGAGCTCGCTTTTCGGCGGTATCTACCTTGCTACCCGTGGCGGTGGTGCTGCTAAGAAGCCCGCTGCTCCTCCGATCCAGGCGTCTTccaaggatgaggaggtttTCATTCA GGACTTCCTGAAACAAATGAACGGAGAGGGCGACAAGAAGGCCGACCACTAG